The Brumimicrobium sp. genomic interval ATTAGGTTTACCAGAAGTATCCCTAGGTGTAATTCCTGGTTATGGAGGAACTCAACGTTTGGCTCAATTAGTTGGAAGAGGAAAGGCGATGGAAATGATTATGACTGCCGGAATGATTTCAGCTGAAGAAGCCAAAGAATGGGGCTTAGTAAATCATGTGGTTCCACAAGCAGAACTACTTGCTTTAGCAGAGAAAATAGCAGGAAAAATATGTAAGAACTCGGGAACAGCCATTTCATGTGCCATTCGTGCGGTTAATGCTAACTATACAGATGGCGTGAATGGATTTGAGAAAGAAATTGAAGAATTCGGAAATTGTTTCGGTACCGAAGAGTTTGTAGAAGGTACAACTGCTTTCGTTGAAAAAAGACCAGCTAATTTTCGCTAAGAATAAACATGAAAAAACGAATTGCCATTTTTGCTTCCGGTAGTGGTAGCAATGCCCTTAAAATGATAGACCATTTTAAGGAGAATGCGTATAGTGAAATTGCACTTTTAGTGACTAATAACCCGAATGCTGGCATTTTAGAAAAATCAAAAGACTTGGTGCCACAAGAAATCATCACAAATGATCAAGCGAATGATGGTGAGTTCCTTACAGATTTAATGCACTTAAACGGGATAGATTATATCGTTTTAGCAGGATATTTACGTAAAATCCCCGTGGATTTGATTCATTTTTATCCTGAGCAAATTATAAATATACATCCTGCTCTTTTACCCAATTATGGAGGTAAAGGAATGTACGGAATGAATGTACATAAAGCTGTATATGAAAATCAGGAAAAAGAATCAGGCATCACCATTCATCTTGTGAATGAGTTATACGATAAGGGTAAAACCTTATACCAACATAAAGTAGAAATAGCTCCAGAAGATACTCCTGAAATGATTCAACAAAAGGTGTTAAAAGTAGAGCATTTGTATTTTTCGAAAGTGGTGGATGAGTATATTCAATCCCAACATAAGAAATAATAAACATTTCTCTGTTTATTGCTATTTATTTTTACGGTCACAATCTCACAAAAAAGACTTATTTTTGAAGTTTTAGAATACTTATTTAATTAAATAACTACGATTATTCATGAAAGTAAACATTATCAATCGATCTAAGCATGATTTGCCGCAATATGAAACGAGTGCATCTGCAGGTGTAGATTTACGTGCTAATATAGATACAACTATTACACTTAAACCTTTA includes:
- a CDS encoding phosphoribosylglycinamide formyltransferase; the protein is MKKRIAIFASGSGSNALKMIDHFKENAYSEIALLVTNNPNAGILEKSKDLVPQEIITNDQANDGEFLTDLMHLNGIDYIVLAGYLRKIPVDLIHFYPEQIINIHPALLPNYGGKGMYGMNVHKAVYENQEKESGITIHLVNELYDKGKTLYQHKVEIAPEDTPEMIQQKVLKVEHLYFSKVVDEYIQSQHKK
- a CDS encoding enoyl-CoA hydratase-related protein: MSYENILVEQKERIQVITINRPNQLNALNKATIQELHDALDSADKDAGTRVIILTGSGEKSFVAGADIKEFADFDIAQGKDLAVQGQKKLFDFVQNLSTPVIAAVNGFALGGGLELAMASHIRVASDNAKLGLPEVSLGVIPGYGGTQRLAQLVGRGKAMEMIMTAGMISAEEAKEWGLVNHVVPQAELLALAEKIAGKICKNSGTAISCAIRAVNANYTDGVNGFEKEIEEFGNCFGTEEFVEGTTAFVEKRPANFR